A DNA window from Calliphora vicina chromosome 1, idCalVici1.1, whole genome shotgun sequence contains the following coding sequences:
- the LOC135961164 gene encoding uncharacterized protein LOC135961164, producing the protein MNSFSVFLVFALAALVVAEPPSGYNYQRGGGGGGGGGGGFGGGFGGGLGGGGGGYQAVSGGFQTNEGQNVDPQLLEQVRQILLQEESKSGGGGGGGGGGGGGYPSSPSGSYGAPSPQYGVPSFGGGGGGRVVGIDLEGVRQAIQVAQFAQQSTQAGGGGGGNFGGYPSGPPSGSYGAPSRPSGSYGSPF; encoded by the exons ATGAACTCCTTCTCCGTG TTCTTGGTGTTTGCTTTGGCAGCACTGGTCGTAGCAGAACCTCCATCGGGTTATAATTATCAGCGcggtggtggtggtggcggcGGCGGCGGTGGTGGTTTCGGTGGCGGTTTCGGTGGTGGCTTGGGAGGCGGCGGTGGCGGCTATCAAGCTGTTAGCGGTGGCTTCCAAACCAATGAAGGCCAAAACGTCGATCCTCAATTGTTGGAACAAGTGCGTCAAATCTTATTGCAAGAAGAAAGTAAATCTGGCGGCGGCggcggtggtggtggtggcggcGGTGGTGGCTACCCCAGCAGTCCCTCTGGTTCATATGGTGCTCCTTCACCTCAATACGGTGTACCATCATTCGGTGGTGGCGGCGGCGGCCGTGTCGTTGGCATCGATTTGGAAGGTGTTCGTCAAGCCATCCAAGTAGCCCAATTCGCCCAACAAAGCACACAAGCTGGTGGTGGTGGCGGTGGAAATTTCGGTGGTTATCCCAGTGGTCCTCCATCTGGTTCTTATGGTGCTCCCTCAAGACCCAGCGGTAGCTACGGTTCGCCATTCTAA
- the LOC135949049 gene encoding sodium-coupled monocarboxylate transporter 2-like, with protein MSVLNATASVLSDITQFTFNTFDYTVFVFMLCISAAIGVYFGFFAKGEETTEEYLHGGKQMKTLPIAISLVASQLSGISIMTIPAEMYSFGINWVFNVVSTVVTIPLLCWVVIPVFYNNGISNCYEYLQLRFNRKTRELLTAAFMVTLFFMLPVFIFIPALAFSQVTGINIHLINGIVCSICVFYTMFGGIKAVVWTDVVQAAIMVVSVVLVAVLGANKVGGFGEVFRIANEGGRLDVNYTFDVTTRSTFWNCFISSTVMWTSYVGLNQSCVQRIVSLPTLKHARHSLIIFGFGFVLIMAFNCITGIVMYARYHDCDPLAAGFVEKADKLMPFFVQDVVGHLKGMPGVFISCVFSAALSTMSASMNSLAGIVYFDYIKPRIKHTERRANLIMKALVLFTGVYCILAGAIVEKFTSILQMVYSIGGVTFGAVFGVFLMGMLVPKAHGRAAFYAVVASMLTMLVIVILAQGRLHYQTLPSSVEYCPVLNMTQSNISPLVNLPLQTEIPLDKGFNILDMSFNWYVVLGTFIVFAVGIPFSYILTPEKGAKFDVKLLSPIIQPFVNYELAQVDEELPEIITSKPPLKS; from the exons ATGTCAGTGTTAAACGCTACCGCCTCGGTCTTAAGTGACATCACTCAATTCACTTTCAATACGTTCGATTATACGGTTTTCGTGTTCATGTTGTGTATTTCCGCAGCTATCGGTGTGTATTTCGGTTTCTTTGCCAAAGGCGAAGAGACAACCGAGGAATATTTACATGGCGGCAAACAAATGAAAACTTTACCAATCGCCATTTCTTTGGTGGCCAGTCAGCTATCGGGTATTTCCATTATGACCATACCGGCGGAAATGTATTCGTTTGGCATAAATTGGGTTTTCAATGTTGTGTCGACGGTCGTCACAATACCCCTGCTATGTTGGGTGGTTATACCCGTGTTCTATAATAATGGCATTTCCAATTGTTACGAG TATTTACAATTACGTTTCAATCGCAAAACGCGTGAACTATTGACAGCGGCTTTCATGGTGACACTATTCTTTATGCTGCccgtttttattttcatacccGCATTGGCTTTCTCACAAG TTACTGGCATTAATATTCATTTGATCAATGGCATTGTCTGTTCCATCTGTGTGTTCTACACAATGTTT ggTGGCATTAAAGCTGTCGTTTGGACTGATGTGGTACAGGCCGCTATAATGGTAGTATCCGTGGTATTGGTGGCCGTTTTGGGTGCCAATAAAGTGGGTGGTTTCGGCGAAGTGTTTCGTATAGCTAATGAAGGTGGCAGATTAGATGTTAA ttatacATTTGATGTTACCACACGTTCGACATTTTGGAATTGTTTTATTAGTTCTACCGTGATGTGGACTTCGTATGTGGGTCTAAATCAAAGTTGTGTACAGAGAATTGTTTCGCTGCCAACATTAAAACATGCCAGACa TTCCCTGATAATATTCGGTTTTGGCTTCGTTTTAATCATGGCCTTCAATTGTATAACTGGCATTGTAATGTATGCCCGCTACCATGATTGTGATCCCCTGGCTGCTGGTTTTGTGGAAAAAGCCGATAAATTAATGCCCTTCTTTGTCCAAGATGTTGTAGGTCATCTTAAGGGTATGCCTGGTGTATTCATATCGTGTGTCTTCAGTGCTGCCTTGAGTACCATGTCGGCCAGTATGAATTCTTTGGCTGGTATTGTTTATTTCGATTACATTAAGCCCAGAATAAAGCATACCGAAAGACGTGCCAATCTGATTATGAAGGCTTTGGTATTGTTTACGGGTGTTTATTGTATTTTAGCTGGCGCTATTGTCGAAAAATTCACCTCAATTCTACAAATGGTGTATTCGATTGGTGGTGTAACCTTTGGTGCAGTATTTGGGGTATTTTTGATGGGCATGTTGGTGCCCAAGGCTCATGGCAGGGCAGCATTTTATGCCGTTGTCGCCAGTATGTTGACTATGTTAGTCATTGTTATATTGGCTCAAGGCAGATTACATTATCAAACCCTGCCCAGTTCGGTGGAATATTGTCCAGTTTTGAATATGACACA AAGCAACATCTCTCCTTTGGTTAACCTGCCTTTGCAAACTGAAATCCCCTTAGATAAAGGTTTCAATATACTGGACATGTCTTTCAATTGGTATGTGGTCTTGGGTACATTTATTGTGTTTGCTGTTGGAATACCCTTCAGTTATATTTTAACGCCTGAAAAGGGTGCCAAATTCGATGTCAAACTTCTTTCGCCCATTATACAACCATTTGTTAACTACGAATTGGCTCAGGTCGATGAAGAGCTGCCTGAAATTATTACCTCAAAGCCCCCTCTTAAGTCATAG